CTCGGTGCATCGGCTAGGTTAGGCATTTTTAACGTCTTCGGATCGGGGCGCTTTACAACCTTGTATCCTTTATTCCTTTTACACATACTATTTATAACCACAGGCCTGCTTAAGATACGAAACAAATTACGAGTATTCATGTTAAAATTgtaagaatttaaataaaagttataaattTTTCATGAAATATTTTGAGGCTTTttaatgtcaatgtcaattttGACAATCAGCTGACTAAGGATGGGCATGTCCCTCTATGCAACGAGCTTACTTTTACCGATTGAATTCcggtttttgtaaatattattattattaatctgcAATGAATGAACAACCCATCtgcatttaaattaaattctgcaaaagattgattatttatattaaaatttaaatcaacatTTATCGTTGAAACTTATCGAACTTTACTGTCAGCTTCAGTGTCGATTTGACATTGACATCATGACATTTTTGAATCgattttgtttacaatttgCGACTGCGATTGcggctaatattataatttataaatgtaaTTTCTATCACATTTCTATTACCTTAAATAATTGTGATAAATTGTAGCTGTGCCTGAAACGCGTTCACTGCCTAACCTTAATGAATTTTAGTgaagttataaaataataatcaacaAATAGCACACGTGTTTGTGAAGTTGGGTTATCTTGTTTGTTATTAGATAAATAACACAAATTATCACTTAAAATGAGTGAAGAAGAGAGCATGGACACTGAATCCAACACAAAATATAAAGACGGCGTTAATAAAAACGCTAGATTGATTGTAAAAAACGTATCTTTTAAAGCCACGGAAGAAAGTTTAAAAGAGCATTTTTCTCAGTATGGCAAAGTTGAAGAGATTAAACTACTGAAGAAACCAGATGGCAAGCTTGTAGGTTCCGCTTTTGTGCATTACACACATGTTCCCATGGCCAAAAAGGCATTGTTTGGGACAAATAAAAAACCATTTCTAGGTAAGCCCCATTTCTAATTAGGTCTTCTTGCAAAGTTAAGTTTGATGTGTTTAGTTTATAATTTCTGATTGTAACAACACATTCTTCTTATTAGTGACCCTCGAATTAAGTAAAATGTTGTATGAACAAAATCCTCATTAATGTGAAGTACCTATTTCTACAAagtataagcatttaaataccaaatttcacaaaaatattttgataaatgtagtttttatttcaatttatatcTTTAGAATGCTCTTCTGAAAAGTTGCAGTTTGGTGGCTACAACAATTTGGGCAGGTGTCGATAGATATGTCTAAGAAGATGTAGTAATAATGTATTTTTCAGTTTTCTTagttgaaaatattttgttcttttGTAGAGCTAAAGTTGGGGGCCatccttaatattattttgtatatttttccaGGTCGCCCTATATTTGTTTCTTGGGCAGTGCCAAAACACAAATATGTTGAGGAAGAGAACAAAAAGGGGCAAAAGCAAAGATATTTTAACTATGATGCATCAAATGAGGAATCTAAACCTGAAATTAAAAGTAActccattttttatattttctacatttttaaaGAAGGATGacggtctttaactatatcgtgattgaaggacaaaccaacaaacaaacactttcacatttataatatggatactgcttaagtgatattaatttaacCAATTTTCTTATTCAGGTGAAGATGAGTCAGAAGtcaaaaaagaaacaaaagatGACAAAAACCTCATCAGATTAAACAGGAAAGCCCGTCTTATAATCCGTAACATATCATTTAAAGCTACTGAGGATACGTTGAAACAGCATTTTGAGCCATATGGATCAGTACTGGAGGTCAGCTTGCTGAAGAAGCCCGATGGGAAGATGGTGGGCTGTGGGTTTGTGCTTTTCAAGAATGTGCAGATGGCAAAAGAGGCACTGGCTAATACTAATATGAAGCCatttttaggtaagtatttatgtttattgtttacCACCGTATTGAGATTGGTATAGAAATATTGATCAATGGTTTTGTTGagtaatgactaatttgtgagtagctcacatCAAACTCAttatattttgactaatttcttaaactagaCACTCTCAAGTAAAGGTTTTTATATAAGCCtatgaagatgatactgctaggggctcaatttgaatgccataagcctaatTTGTgtttgtgaaaaaccaaattaaatttgaatttcgcgggcagaccatGTCTTCCACCACCCTTAATATAATGTTGACAAAAAGGTCCACTGAcagttaaaatctaaatatttttaggtagaCCAATATCAGTGGACTGGGCAGTGCCCAAAAACCAGTACATGCGACATGTGGTCAACCAACAGACAGAGATGGAAGATAAAATCAAGAAAGAGGAGTCTGACAGCGATGACGATGCCCCCATCAACATATCCACTGATGATGTCAAGGATAAGATTAAAAGTGAGTCTTTGGTATGTCTAGggttatttttttactagctgatgcccgcgacttcgtccgtttttcacgtttttcaaaataccgcaggaactctttgattttccgggaatctatctccattccaaatttcagccaaatctgtaaaacagtttttgcgtgattgagtaacaaacatccaaacatccacactttcacatttataatattatattaggattaggattttgaataaattatttggattttgaattttgaacccTCATAACatgtacttatttttttgttatcagGTGAATCTGAAGAGAGTGATAAAGAAGGAAGTGATTCAGATGAAGAAAAGGTTAAATCTGAGGTTGAAGATGGTGCTAGTGATGGTGATGAaagtgatgatgaggatgatgaagaGTCTGgggatgatgatgacgatgaaaatGACGATGATGAGAAGAGTGTTACAAGCACACAACCTGATTTTCAACGGTAGTTATGATTCTATTTAACAagaaaaaacggtcaagtgcgagtcggtctcgcacacgaagggtttcgtacttttgaatttttttttatttgcatggcggccattttgaaattattattatttgtaatatttGTTATATTGGCAACTGTGAAAAGGAGATGGTTCAAATTGTGCCACATTCATATACGCTTCCTTAATAAATTGAGAAAAATCCCTTTTTTGCCTCAACTATAATACAATTTTTCAGGACAAAGTTAAACGACGCAGAAGACGGTTGCACAGTGTTCCTAACAAACATACCATTCAGTGTGGACAACTCCCACTTGAGTGCGTTTGCGGAGCGCACTGGCCCCGTCAAATATGCGCTCATATGTGTCGACAAAATGACCGAGCACTCTAAAGGAACAGGATTTGTTAAGTTTGTGGTGAGTATGCAGTACAGAACTATGCCACTTCACGTAACGACACCCTACGCTATCACACACCACGCCACCCTACGCTATCACACACCACGCCACCCTACGCTATCACACACCACGCCACCCTACGCTATCACACACCACGCCACCCTACGCTATCACACACCACGCCACCCTACGCTATTAAACACCACGCCACCATACACTGTCACACCACGCCATCCTACGCTATCATACTCCACGCCACCCTATACTATCACACACCACGCCATCATATGCTATCACACACCACGCCACCCTACGCTATCAAACACCACGCCAGCTTACCATATCACACACCACACCACCCTACGCTATCATACACTACATCACTCTACGCTGTCACACACCACGCCACCCTACGCTGTCACACATCACtagtatgaataaaaaaaattaaaaaaaattcgttGTCTGTCACTCGCTGAACGACTCCTTAAATTAATCTTCTGTATTCCACAGAATAAAGATGATGCAGAAAGTTTCCTAGCTCTCCCAGCAGACCAGTTGCGACTCGAGGGGCAAGTGCTGCAAGTCAAACCCGCACTGAAGAGGGAAAACCTGCAGAAGGGAGATAAAAAACAACCCAAGGACAATAGAAATCTGTACCTTGTTAAGGAAGGAGGTGGGTTTCCGCTAACCAAGTcaaattagttttttaatatattcagatacaacgtgactgcaatctcacttggtggtaagtgatgatgca
This portion of the Maniola hyperantus chromosome 22, iAphHyp1.2, whole genome shotgun sequence genome encodes:
- the LOC117992941 gene encoding RNA-binding protein 28; translated protein: MSEEESMDTESNTKYKDGVNKNARLIVKNVSFKATEESLKEHFSQYGKVEEIKLLKKPDGKLVGSAFVHYTHVPMAKKALFGTNKKPFLGRPIFVSWAVPKHKYVEEENKKGQKQRYFNYDASNEESKPEIKSEDESEVKKETKDDKNLIRLNRKARLIIRNISFKATEDTLKQHFEPYGSVLEVSLLKKPDGKMVGCGFVLFKNVQMAKEALANTNMKPFLGRPISVDWAVPKNQYMRHVVNQQTEMEDKIKKEESDSDDDAPINISTDDVKDKIKSESEESDKEGSDSDEEKVKSEVEDGASDGDESDDEDDEESGDDDDDENDDDEKSVTSTQPDFQRTKLNDAEDGCTVFLTNIPFSVDNSHLSAFAERTGPVKYALICVDKMTEHSKGTGFVKFVNKDDAESFLALPADQLRLEGQVLQVKPALKRENLQKGDKKQPKDNRNLYLVKEGVIVAGTKAAVGVSASDMSKRLTLERSKTQMLKNLNRFVSRYRIVVSNLPPNYDDNALRRISVRAVGTRAVITEARVMRDLRAPLGRDGKHPSKGYGFVMFTRHEDALACLRKLNNNPDIFDKNNRPIVSFSIEDRTALNARKKRLEKSIANNPLAKQDKEQENTRKNRKRKHNSAPDESYMKKGRFDKEKQDNKNDKQDNNKNWREFRKNNKNRSKNQNGPNNVGQFVRKPDDDLEYAGLTAKEGSQHKMRSNHKLKTQADIHKQNVKQEKKTSKRTQRLKMAARERIKQPKQKINKNKIGKRNKKRRFNNEIM